A single Paenibacillus sp. FSL R5-0517 DNA region contains:
- a CDS encoding ABC transporter ATP-binding protein — translation MSDHTEKHKAPRVSRGPGPGPGMGMRPPAEKAKDFKGTLRRLIRYLQPHSSRLLGVLVAAILSTVFSIISPKIMAQGTDILSEGAIAILQGVQGAGIDFPALMKVLYLLGGLYLFSAAFMYIQQYLMAGVAQRVVYDMREQISAKVGRLPLKYFDSRTTGETLSRATNDVDNISNTLQQSLAQFITSIVTIVGVIIMMLTISPWMTLITILTLPLSVVVVMLVASRSQKHFAGQQKSLGELNGHVEEMYTGHKVVKAFGREEQSVQQFEKVNEELYESGWKAQFISGIIMPLMSFVGNLGYVLICVVGGIFVTRGSISIGDILAFTQYSRQFTQPINQIANISNIIQSTIASAERVFELLDEEEEVPESKQPVQLQQPRGAVTFQGVNFGYKENELLIHNMNIDVKPGQTVAIVGPTGAGKTTLINLLMRFYEIQDGRITIDGADIKDMERGKLRSLFGMVLQDTWLFNGTIRDNIAYGREGSTEEDVIKAAVAAHADHFIRTLPDGYDTVLNEEASNISQGQKQLLTIARAILANPAILILDEATSSVDTRTEVFIQKAMNDLMKDRTSFVIAHRLSTIRGADLILVMDHGNVIEQGNHEELMASQGFYADLYNSQFAEQQPQAI, via the coding sequence ATGAGTGATCATACAGAAAAACATAAAGCACCCCGTGTCTCTCGCGGACCGGGACCCGGTCCGGGTATGGGCATGCGACCTCCCGCTGAGAAAGCAAAAGATTTCAAAGGCACACTGCGGCGTTTGATTCGTTATCTCCAGCCCCACAGCTCTCGTCTACTTGGGGTGCTGGTTGCAGCCATTCTGAGTACCGTATTCAGTATCATCAGTCCTAAGATCATGGCCCAAGGTACGGATATTCTTAGTGAAGGCGCCATTGCCATCCTTCAGGGTGTGCAGGGAGCCGGGATTGATTTTCCTGCATTGATGAAAGTATTATACCTGCTTGGCGGGCTCTATCTGTTCAGTGCTGCATTCATGTATATTCAGCAATACCTGATGGCTGGTGTAGCCCAACGTGTTGTCTATGACATGCGTGAGCAGATCAGTGCGAAGGTTGGACGCCTTCCTTTGAAATATTTCGACTCCCGCACGACTGGGGAGACACTGAGCCGTGCCACGAATGACGTGGACAATATCAGTAATACCCTTCAGCAAAGTTTGGCACAGTTCATTACGTCCATCGTCACGATTGTCGGCGTAATTATCATGATGCTGACGATTAGTCCATGGATGACCTTGATCACGATTTTGACACTGCCACTCAGTGTCGTTGTTGTTATGCTGGTCGCTTCCCGTTCGCAAAAACACTTTGCAGGCCAACAGAAGTCCCTCGGGGAACTGAATGGTCATGTCGAAGAGATGTACACAGGACACAAGGTTGTCAAAGCATTTGGACGCGAAGAACAATCGGTACAGCAATTCGAGAAGGTCAATGAAGAGTTGTATGAATCCGGCTGGAAAGCCCAGTTTATCTCCGGTATTATTATGCCGCTCATGAGTTTTGTCGGTAACCTGGGGTATGTACTGATCTGTGTGGTCGGTGGGATCTTTGTTACTCGCGGATCTATCTCCATCGGGGATATTCTGGCCTTTACACAGTACTCCCGTCAATTCACACAACCGATTAACCAGATTGCTAATATCTCTAATATCATTCAATCGACGATTGCATCGGCAGAACGGGTATTTGAGTTGCTGGATGAAGAGGAAGAAGTTCCGGAGTCCAAACAACCCGTGCAATTACAGCAGCCTAGAGGCGCGGTTACATTCCAAGGTGTTAATTTTGGATATAAAGAAAATGAACTGCTCATTCATAACATGAACATTGATGTAAAACCGGGACAGACCGTAGCCATTGTTGGACCAACGGGAGCCGGTAAAACGACCCTGATCAACCTGTTAATGCGTTTCTACGAAATTCAGGATGGTCGGATTACGATTGACGGTGCCGACATTAAGGACATGGAGCGTGGCAAGCTGCGCAGTCTGTTCGGTATGGTGCTTCAGGATACCTGGTTGTTCAACGGAACGATTCGGGACAACATCGCCTATGGTCGAGAAGGTTCAACGGAAGAGGATGTCATCAAGGCAGCCGTTGCGGCACATGCGGATCACTTTATTCGTACATTGCCTGATGGATATGACACGGTGCTGAATGAAGAGGCGTCGAACATCTCTCAAGGGCAGAAACAGTTGCTGACCATTGCAAGAGCGATTCTGGCGAACCCGGCCATCCTCATTCTGGATGAAGCGACGAGCAGCGTGGATACACGGACTGAAGTATTCATTCAGAAAGCCATGAATGATCTGATGAAGGATCGCACGAGCTTTGTCATTGCACACCGTTTGTCCACCATTCGCGGCGCCGATCTGATCCTGGTTATGGATCATGGTAACGTGATTGAGCAGGGCAATCATGAGGAATTAATGGCGAGTCAAGGTTTCTACGCGGATCTGTACAATAGTCAGTTTGCGGAGCAGCAACCGCAGGCGATTTGA
- a CDS encoding ABC transporter ATP-binding protein: MMKLFRMLKPYRIPIIFILVLVLFQSLAELYLPTLMADIVNFGIIKGDVPYIWQIGGWMLVIAIGGTACSVIASYLSSRTAGGFAKQLRSRVFRHVENFSLQEFDKMGTASLITRTTNDITQVQNVLTMMLRMMIMAPLMCIGGIFMAVSQDAKLSTIFLVVLPVLGGAIALIGSKGLPLFKTIQKKLDRLNLVLREQLTGIRVVRSFNRGEHERVRFNGANTELRDSSIKVNVLMATIMPVMMLVMNFSMIAILYFGGMRIDSGNMNIGALIAFIQYAMQIMFSLIMVSMIFVMIPRASASAERINEVLDMQPDLSNPEQPRGMKSMQGMIEFDHVTFRYPGAENPALSDISFTARSGETTAIIGGTGSGKSTLLSLIPRFYDVTEGSVRVNGTDVRELRQEDLRAKIGFVPQKAVLFTGTITDNIRHGKDDATMDEVVHAARTAQAENFITEMKDGYDSLIAQGGNNVSGGQKQRLSIARALVRRPEVYIFDDSFSALDFKTDAKLRAALKSETTEAAVLIVAQRVSTVMDADRILVMDEGRIVGSGTHKELLEHNEVYREIVSSQLTEEEIA, from the coding sequence ATGATGAAACTGTTTCGCATGCTGAAGCCTTATCGAATACCGATTATCTTCATTCTGGTATTGGTACTGTTTCAGTCGCTTGCCGAATTGTACCTGCCTACGTTAATGGCGGATATCGTGAATTTCGGCATCATTAAGGGAGATGTCCCTTATATTTGGCAGATTGGTGGATGGATGTTGGTCATTGCGATTGGCGGAACAGCGTGTTCAGTGATCGCCAGTTACCTCTCCTCCCGCACTGCGGGTGGATTTGCCAAACAACTTCGCAGCAGAGTATTCCGCCATGTGGAGAACTTCTCGCTCCAGGAGTTCGATAAGATGGGTACGGCTTCCCTGATTACGCGTACGACGAATGATATCACGCAGGTACAGAACGTACTTACGATGATGCTGCGCATGATGATTATGGCTCCATTGATGTGTATCGGTGGTATCTTCATGGCGGTCTCGCAGGACGCCAAATTATCTACGATCTTCCTGGTCGTGCTGCCTGTACTGGGCGGAGCCATTGCGCTGATTGGTTCCAAGGGATTGCCTTTGTTCAAAACCATTCAGAAAAAGCTGGACCGACTCAACCTGGTGTTGCGTGAGCAGTTAACAGGGATTCGTGTCGTGCGTTCCTTTAACCGTGGTGAGCATGAGCGCGTGCGCTTTAACGGGGCCAACACGGAACTGAGGGATTCTTCGATTAAAGTTAATGTGCTCATGGCGACCATCATGCCTGTTATGATGCTGGTTATGAACTTTTCGATGATTGCCATTCTTTATTTTGGTGGAATGCGGATTGACAGCGGCAATATGAACATCGGTGCATTAATTGCCTTCATTCAATATGCCATGCAAATCATGTTCTCACTGATTATGGTTTCCATGATCTTTGTCATGATTCCAAGAGCTTCAGCATCGGCAGAACGGATTAACGAAGTACTTGATATGCAGCCGGATCTTAGCAATCCCGAGCAGCCTCGTGGCATGAAATCCATGCAGGGGATGATTGAGTTTGACCATGTAACTTTCCGTTATCCGGGCGCAGAGAATCCAGCGTTGTCCGATATATCCTTCACAGCTCGTTCAGGTGAGACAACAGCCATTATTGGGGGTACGGGTTCCGGGAAATCGACATTGCTCAGTCTTATTCCACGATTCTATGATGTGACTGAAGGCAGCGTTCGGGTCAATGGTACGGATGTGCGGGAACTTCGGCAGGAAGATTTGCGTGCCAAAATTGGCTTTGTGCCACAAAAGGCAGTCCTCTTCACGGGTACAATTACGGACAATATCCGTCACGGGAAAGACGATGCCACAATGGATGAAGTTGTTCATGCGGCTCGTACGGCTCAGGCAGAGAACTTCATTACCGAGATGAAAGATGGATATGACAGCCTAATTGCACAAGGGGGTAACAACGTGTCTGGTGGACAAAAGCAACGTCTGTCCATCGCTCGCGCACTTGTTCGCCGTCCGGAAGTCTATATCTTTGATGACAGTTTCTCTGCGCTTGATTTCAAAACGGATGCTAAACTTCGTGCTGCGCTGAAGTCCGAAACGACAGAAGCGGCTGTGCTGATTGTTGCCCAACGCGTAAGTACAGTAATGGATGCCGATCGTATTCTGGTTATGGATGAGGGACGAATTGTCGGTTCAGGAACACATAAAGAGCTGCTGGAGCACAATGAAGTATATCGCGAAATTGTATCCTCCCAGCTGACTGAGGAGGAGATCGCATGA
- a CDS encoding MarR family transcriptional regulator: MTGIDPVAQKLLYSIMQFNKGKWRQNKPHGRNHNEIMVLACLLHGTHPGERLDWRDNPPDFERELNESRPGLKVSEISALLRVKSPTITPVIRGLEDEGLVERTMDPTDRRAVRITITEAGRNIIRAAHEERMQTFNQLVEHLGEEESIQLTELLTKVYTFFDTVVFQQTETSTQGDDTP; encoded by the coding sequence ATGACTGGTATAGATCCGGTCGCTCAGAAGCTTTTATACTCCATCATGCAGTTTAATAAAGGCAAGTGGAGGCAAAATAAACCTCATGGGCGCAATCATAATGAAATTATGGTGCTTGCTTGTTTGCTGCATGGTACGCATCCAGGAGAACGTCTGGACTGGCGGGATAATCCGCCAGATTTTGAGAGAGAACTGAATGAGAGTCGCCCAGGACTTAAAGTATCGGAAATCAGTGCGTTACTGCGGGTGAAATCACCAACAATAACCCCGGTTATTCGTGGGCTTGAGGATGAAGGGCTTGTCGAACGGACCATGGACCCGACGGATCGCCGTGCTGTGCGTATCACCATTACAGAGGCAGGGCGGAACATTATTCGGGCGGCACATGAGGAGCGCATGCAAACGTTCAACCAGCTCGTCGAGCATTTGGGTGAGGAAGAAAGCATTCAATTGACGGAGTTGTTGACCAAGGTTTATACCTTTTTTGATACAGTGGTTTTCCAACAGACGGAGACGTCCACACAAGGAGATGATACGCCATGA
- the uxaC gene encoding glucuronate isomerase produces the protein MKSFLDEQFLLHNETAVKLYEDYAKDMPIIDYHCHLSPQEIYENKTFGNLTEAWLYGDHYKWRLMRANGIEEQYVTGGEGVTDYDRFLAYAKTVPMMIGNPLYAWSHLELQRYFGVYEVLNESSAPAIWDKVNAKLNSDGFGARDLITKSNVTVVCTTDDPTDSLEYHLKIQEIEGFDTAVLPSFRPDKGLELNRDTFTEWVGKLSQASGTAISDYESFLTALESRVEFFHSVGGRVSDHALDYVPYGVATREEAGEIFAKALAGQKVTREEEDKYKTVTLTFLGKLYAERGWVMQFHINAARNNNTRMFAKLGPDTGYDAVNDTPLSSAMIGLLDALEQQQALPKTILYSLNPRDNEVLAAIIGSFQGGGIPGKIQLGAAWWFNDTKDGMLAQMKALANVGLLSRFVGMLTDSRSFLSYTRHEYFRRLVCNLIGEWAEQGEAPQDMELLGQIVQGIAYNNAKEYFPFASVLKTVSASQS, from the coding sequence ATGAAATCTTTTCTGGATGAACAATTTTTGCTGCATAATGAAACGGCGGTCAAGTTATATGAGGATTATGCCAAAGACATGCCGATTATTGACTATCATTGCCACCTCAGTCCTCAGGAGATCTACGAGAACAAAACCTTTGGCAATCTTACGGAGGCCTGGTTATACGGTGATCACTATAAGTGGCGGCTCATGCGCGCGAACGGAATTGAAGAGCAATATGTGACTGGCGGCGAAGGCGTAACCGATTACGATCGTTTCCTTGCTTACGCCAAAACAGTACCCATGATGATTGGTAATCCGTTGTACGCCTGGTCTCACTTGGAATTACAGCGATATTTCGGCGTCTACGAAGTATTGAATGAGTCAAGCGCACCGGCCATCTGGGATAAAGTAAATGCCAAACTGAACAGTGACGGATTCGGTGCACGTGATCTGATTACCAAATCCAATGTCACTGTTGTGTGCACAACCGATGATCCTACCGATTCTCTGGAGTATCATCTAAAGATTCAGGAGATTGAAGGCTTTGATACGGCGGTATTGCCTTCTTTCCGCCCAGATAAAGGACTGGAATTGAACCGGGATACATTCACCGAATGGGTGGGCAAGCTGTCGCAGGCATCTGGCACTGCCATTTCAGATTATGAATCCTTCCTTACTGCGCTGGAGTCCCGGGTGGAATTCTTCCATTCCGTCGGTGGCAGAGTCTCTGACCATGCACTTGATTATGTTCCTTACGGTGTGGCTACGCGAGAAGAAGCGGGTGAGATTTTTGCGAAGGCACTTGCAGGTCAGAAGGTAACTCGTGAGGAAGAGGACAAGTATAAGACGGTCACATTGACGTTCCTCGGCAAACTGTATGCAGAGCGCGGTTGGGTGATGCAGTTCCACATTAATGCAGCCCGTAACAACAACACACGGATGTTTGCCAAGCTTGGGCCGGATACCGGTTATGACGCCGTGAATGATACACCACTGTCATCAGCAATGATTGGATTGCTCGATGCGTTAGAACAGCAGCAGGCGTTACCCAAAACGATTCTGTATTCCTTAAATCCAAGGGATAATGAAGTTCTTGCAGCGATCATCGGCAGTTTCCAGGGCGGTGGTATTCCAGGCAAAATCCAGCTTGGTGCAGCATGGTGGTTCAATGATACGAAGGACGGCATGCTCGCCCAGATGAAGGCACTTGCGAATGTGGGTCTGCTCAGCCGATTTGTCGGTATGCTGACTGATTCACGCAGCTTCCTGTCGTACACACGGCATGAGTATTTCCGCCGCCTGGTCTGCAATCTCATTGGTGAATGGGCTGAACAGGGCGAAGCACCGCAGGATATGGAGCTGCTCGGTCAGATCGTACAGGGCATCGCCTACAACAATGCAAAAGAGTATTTCCCATTTGCTTCCGTGCTTAAAACGGTTTCGGCGTCACAGTCGTGA